In the genome of Raphanus sativus cultivar WK10039 chromosome 4, ASM80110v3, whole genome shotgun sequence, one region contains:
- the LOC108848997 gene encoding DNA polymerase eta isoform X1, producing MPVARPETSDARVIAHVDMDCFYVQVEQRKQPELRGLPTAVVQYNEWQGGGLIAVSYEARRCGVKRSMRGEEAKAACPDIQLVQVPVARGKADLNTYRTAGSEVVSILAQSGKCERASIDEVYLDLTDAAESMLADAPPESLESIDEEALKSHILGINREDGDDFKESVRDWICRKDADRRDKLLGCGIIIVAELRKQVLKETEFSCSAGVAHNKMLAKLASGMNKPAQQTVVPYAAVQELLTSLPIKKMKQLGGKLGTSLQTDLGIVTVGDLLQFSETKLQEHYGINTGTWLWNIARGISGEEVQGRLLPKSHGSGKTFPGPRALRSLSNVQHWLNQLSEELYERLSSDLEQNKRIASTLTLHATAFRSKDSDSHKKFPSKSCPLRYGVTKVQEDAFNLFQAALREYMGPFGTKPQGNKKETWRITGLSVSASKIVDIPSGTSSIMRYFQSQSTIPSCSTSGCLQEHVAVTPSASESCSEQKSAETEAAMPPDKDMSITDTSPDLDNSYGNMDMVPEKFTCQDVSCQSNEATEFPTQSGSNKGTQTKTSGQKIKEKSRGMHSVVDIFKNYSAAPRSKQETQEDSTVSLTSNRGSLSSSTSHSSEMNKEVGDRRETEWGYKVGEIDQSVFDELPYEIQREFRSFLRPNKRPNAGKSKGDGSASSGIAHYFPPLKR from the exons ATGCCGGTGGCGAGACCAGAGACATCGGATGCTAGAGTTATCGCCCATGTCGACATGGATTGCTTCTACGTTCAAG TGGAGCAAAGGAAGCAACCGGAGTTGCGAGGACTTCCTACAGCAGTTGTGCAGTACAATGAATGGCAAGGTGGTGGTTTGATTGCTGTTAGCTACGAGGCTCGTAGATGTGGCGTCAAGCG GTCCATGAGAGGTGAAGAGGCTAAGGCCGCCTGCCCTGACATTCAGTTGGTTCAAGTTCCTGTCGCTCGTGGTAAAGCTGACCTCAATACATATCGCACTGCCGGTTCTGAG GTGGTTTCGATTCTTGCACAAAGCGGTAAATGTGAGAGAGCTTCCATTGATGAAGTGTATCTTGACCTCACCGATGCAGCAGAAAGCATGCTGGCCGATGCGCCTCCGGAGAGTTTGGAATCTATAGATGAAGAAGCTCTTAAATCTCATATTCTTGGAATTAACCGAGAG GATGGAGATGATTTTAAGGAGAGTGTCCGTGATTGGATATGTCGAAAAGATGCTGATCGCCGTGATAAGTTATTAGGTTGTGGAATCATCATTGTTGCAGAACTCCGGAAACAAGTGTTGAAGGAGACTGAGTTTAGCTGTTCTGCTGGCGTAGCCCATAACAAG ATGCTAGCCAAACTTGCTAGTGGGATGAATAAACCTGCCCAGCAAACCGTTGTACCATATGCAGCTGTACAGGAACTTCTCACTTCTTTGCCAATAAAGAAAAT GAAACAACTGGGAGGAAAGCTGGGCACTAGCTTGCAAACTGACTTGGGAATTGTCACTGTGGGGGACTTGTTGCAGTTCTCTGAAACTAAGCTGCAAGAACATTACGGAATAAATACTGG TACATGGTTATGGAATATTGCAAGAGGGATCAGTGGGGAAGAAGTGCAAGGCCGTCTTCTCCCCAAAAGCCATGGTTCTGGAAAGACATTTCCCGGACCTCGTGCTCTGAGGTCACTCTCAAAC GTCCAGCATTGGCTGAATCAGCTTTCAGAAGAACTATACGAGCGTCTCAGTTCTGACTTGGAGCAGAATAAGCGGATTGCAAGCACCCTTACCCTTCATGCCACCGCTTTCAGA TCAAAGGATTCAGATTCGCATAAGAAGTTTCCTTCAAAATCATGTCCACTGAGATATGGGGTAACCAAGGTTCAAGAAGATGCATTTAACTTGTTCCAAGCTGCGTTGCGTGAATACATGGGACCTTTTGGAACTAAACCTCAAGGCAATAAGAAAGAAACATGGAGAATAACAGGTCTCTCTGTTTCAGCTAGTAAAATCGTGGATATACCATCT GGCACAAGTTCGATAATGAGATATTTTCAAAGTCAATCTACTATTCCTTCTTGTTCAACAAGTGGTTGTCTTCAAGAACATGTAGCGGTGACTCCCTCAG CTAGTGAAAGTTGTTCTGAACAGAAATCAGCAGAAACCGAAGCAGCAATGCCTCCTGATAAAGACATGAGCATAACTGATACTTCGCCTGATTTAGACAATTCATATGGAAACATGGACATGGTCCCTGAAAAG TTTACTTGTCAGGATGTCTCTTGTCAATCAAATGAAGCAACGGAGTTTCCAACACAATCAGGATCCAACAAAGGCACACAAACGAAGACAAGTGGGCAgaagataaaagaaaagagCCGG GGAATGCATTCAGTTGTCGATATCTTTAAGAATTACAGTGCGGCTCCTCGATCAAAGCAAGAGACTCAAGAAGATTCAACAGTGTCATTAACAAGTAACAGAGGCAGCTTGAGTAGCTCCACGAGCCATAGTAGTGAAATGAATAAAGAGGTGGGGGATAGAAGAGAAACAGAGTGGGGATACAAGGTTGGTGAAATCGATCAGTCTGTTTTCGACGAGTTACCCTATGAGATTCAACGAGAATTCAGGAGTTTCCTACGCCCTAATAAACGGCCTAACGCCGGTAAAAGCAAAGGTGATGGTTCTGCTTCTTCAGGCATTGCTCATTATTTTCCACCATTGAAGAGATAG
- the LOC108848997 gene encoding DNA polymerase eta isoform X2, which yields MPVARPETSDARVIAHVDMDCFYVQVEQRKQPELRGLPTAVVQYNEWQGGGLIAVSYEARRCGVKRSMRGEEAKAACPDIQLVQVPVARGKADLNTYRTAGSEVVSILAQSGKCERASIDEVYLDLTDAAESMLADAPPESLESIDEEALKSHILGINREDGDDFKESVRDWICRKDADRRDKLLGCGIIIVAELRKQVLKETEFSCSAGVAHNKMLAKLASGMNKPAQQTVVPYAAVQELLTSLPIKKMKQLGGKLGTSLQTDLGIVTVGDLLQFSETKLQEHYGINTGTWLWNIARGISGEEVQGRLLPKSHGSGKTFPGPRALRSLSNVQHWLNQLSEELYERLSSDLEQNKRIASTLTLHATAFRSKDSDSHKKFPSKSCPLRYGVTKVQEDAFNLFQAALREYMGPFGTKPQGNKKETWRITGLSVSASKIVDIPSGTSSIMRYFQSQSTIPSCSTSGCLQEHVAVTPSASESCSEQKSAETEAAMPPDKDMSITDTSPDLDNSYGNMDMVPEKDVSCQSNEATEFPTQSGSNKGTQTKTSGQKIKEKSRGMHSVVDIFKNYSAAPRSKQETQEDSTVSLTSNRGSLSSSTSHSSEMNKEVGDRRETEWGYKVGEIDQSVFDELPYEIQREFRSFLRPNKRPNAGKSKGDGSASSGIAHYFPPLKR from the exons ATGCCGGTGGCGAGACCAGAGACATCGGATGCTAGAGTTATCGCCCATGTCGACATGGATTGCTTCTACGTTCAAG TGGAGCAAAGGAAGCAACCGGAGTTGCGAGGACTTCCTACAGCAGTTGTGCAGTACAATGAATGGCAAGGTGGTGGTTTGATTGCTGTTAGCTACGAGGCTCGTAGATGTGGCGTCAAGCG GTCCATGAGAGGTGAAGAGGCTAAGGCCGCCTGCCCTGACATTCAGTTGGTTCAAGTTCCTGTCGCTCGTGGTAAAGCTGACCTCAATACATATCGCACTGCCGGTTCTGAG GTGGTTTCGATTCTTGCACAAAGCGGTAAATGTGAGAGAGCTTCCATTGATGAAGTGTATCTTGACCTCACCGATGCAGCAGAAAGCATGCTGGCCGATGCGCCTCCGGAGAGTTTGGAATCTATAGATGAAGAAGCTCTTAAATCTCATATTCTTGGAATTAACCGAGAG GATGGAGATGATTTTAAGGAGAGTGTCCGTGATTGGATATGTCGAAAAGATGCTGATCGCCGTGATAAGTTATTAGGTTGTGGAATCATCATTGTTGCAGAACTCCGGAAACAAGTGTTGAAGGAGACTGAGTTTAGCTGTTCTGCTGGCGTAGCCCATAACAAG ATGCTAGCCAAACTTGCTAGTGGGATGAATAAACCTGCCCAGCAAACCGTTGTACCATATGCAGCTGTACAGGAACTTCTCACTTCTTTGCCAATAAAGAAAAT GAAACAACTGGGAGGAAAGCTGGGCACTAGCTTGCAAACTGACTTGGGAATTGTCACTGTGGGGGACTTGTTGCAGTTCTCTGAAACTAAGCTGCAAGAACATTACGGAATAAATACTGG TACATGGTTATGGAATATTGCAAGAGGGATCAGTGGGGAAGAAGTGCAAGGCCGTCTTCTCCCCAAAAGCCATGGTTCTGGAAAGACATTTCCCGGACCTCGTGCTCTGAGGTCACTCTCAAAC GTCCAGCATTGGCTGAATCAGCTTTCAGAAGAACTATACGAGCGTCTCAGTTCTGACTTGGAGCAGAATAAGCGGATTGCAAGCACCCTTACCCTTCATGCCACCGCTTTCAGA TCAAAGGATTCAGATTCGCATAAGAAGTTTCCTTCAAAATCATGTCCACTGAGATATGGGGTAACCAAGGTTCAAGAAGATGCATTTAACTTGTTCCAAGCTGCGTTGCGTGAATACATGGGACCTTTTGGAACTAAACCTCAAGGCAATAAGAAAGAAACATGGAGAATAACAGGTCTCTCTGTTTCAGCTAGTAAAATCGTGGATATACCATCT GGCACAAGTTCGATAATGAGATATTTTCAAAGTCAATCTACTATTCCTTCTTGTTCAACAAGTGGTTGTCTTCAAGAACATGTAGCGGTGACTCCCTCAG CTAGTGAAAGTTGTTCTGAACAGAAATCAGCAGAAACCGAAGCAGCAATGCCTCCTGATAAAGACATGAGCATAACTGATACTTCGCCTGATTTAGACAATTCATATGGAAACATGGACATGGTCCCTGAAAAG GATGTCTCTTGTCAATCAAATGAAGCAACGGAGTTTCCAACACAATCAGGATCCAACAAAGGCACACAAACGAAGACAAGTGGGCAgaagataaaagaaaagagCCGG GGAATGCATTCAGTTGTCGATATCTTTAAGAATTACAGTGCGGCTCCTCGATCAAAGCAAGAGACTCAAGAAGATTCAACAGTGTCATTAACAAGTAACAGAGGCAGCTTGAGTAGCTCCACGAGCCATAGTAGTGAAATGAATAAAGAGGTGGGGGATAGAAGAGAAACAGAGTGGGGATACAAGGTTGGTGAAATCGATCAGTCTGTTTTCGACGAGTTACCCTATGAGATTCAACGAGAATTCAGGAGTTTCCTACGCCCTAATAAACGGCCTAACGCCGGTAAAAGCAAAGGTGATGGTTCTGCTTCTTCAGGCATTGCTCATTATTTTCCACCATTGAAGAGATAG
- the LOC108848997 gene encoding DNA polymerase eta isoform X3, whose protein sequence is MRGEEAKAACPDIQLVQVPVARGKADLNTYRTAGSEVVSILAQSGKCERASIDEVYLDLTDAAESMLADAPPESLESIDEEALKSHILGINREDGDDFKESVRDWICRKDADRRDKLLGCGIIIVAELRKQVLKETEFSCSAGVAHNKMLAKLASGMNKPAQQTVVPYAAVQELLTSLPIKKMKQLGGKLGTSLQTDLGIVTVGDLLQFSETKLQEHYGINTGTWLWNIARGISGEEVQGRLLPKSHGSGKTFPGPRALRSLSNVQHWLNQLSEELYERLSSDLEQNKRIASTLTLHATAFRSKDSDSHKKFPSKSCPLRYGVTKVQEDAFNLFQAALREYMGPFGTKPQGNKKETWRITGLSVSASKIVDIPSGTSSIMRYFQSQSTIPSCSTSGCLQEHVAVTPSASESCSEQKSAETEAAMPPDKDMSITDTSPDLDNSYGNMDMVPEKFTCQDVSCQSNEATEFPTQSGSNKGTQTKTSGQKIKEKSRGMHSVVDIFKNYSAAPRSKQETQEDSTVSLTSNRGSLSSSTSHSSEMNKEVGDRRETEWGYKVGEIDQSVFDELPYEIQREFRSFLRPNKRPNAGKSKGDGSASSGIAHYFPPLKR, encoded by the exons ATGAGAGGTGAAGAGGCTAAGGCCGCCTGCCCTGACATTCAGTTGGTTCAAGTTCCTGTCGCTCGTGGTAAAGCTGACCTCAATACATATCGCACTGCCGGTTCTGAG GTGGTTTCGATTCTTGCACAAAGCGGTAAATGTGAGAGAGCTTCCATTGATGAAGTGTATCTTGACCTCACCGATGCAGCAGAAAGCATGCTGGCCGATGCGCCTCCGGAGAGTTTGGAATCTATAGATGAAGAAGCTCTTAAATCTCATATTCTTGGAATTAACCGAGAG GATGGAGATGATTTTAAGGAGAGTGTCCGTGATTGGATATGTCGAAAAGATGCTGATCGCCGTGATAAGTTATTAGGTTGTGGAATCATCATTGTTGCAGAACTCCGGAAACAAGTGTTGAAGGAGACTGAGTTTAGCTGTTCTGCTGGCGTAGCCCATAACAAG ATGCTAGCCAAACTTGCTAGTGGGATGAATAAACCTGCCCAGCAAACCGTTGTACCATATGCAGCTGTACAGGAACTTCTCACTTCTTTGCCAATAAAGAAAAT GAAACAACTGGGAGGAAAGCTGGGCACTAGCTTGCAAACTGACTTGGGAATTGTCACTGTGGGGGACTTGTTGCAGTTCTCTGAAACTAAGCTGCAAGAACATTACGGAATAAATACTGG TACATGGTTATGGAATATTGCAAGAGGGATCAGTGGGGAAGAAGTGCAAGGCCGTCTTCTCCCCAAAAGCCATGGTTCTGGAAAGACATTTCCCGGACCTCGTGCTCTGAGGTCACTCTCAAAC GTCCAGCATTGGCTGAATCAGCTTTCAGAAGAACTATACGAGCGTCTCAGTTCTGACTTGGAGCAGAATAAGCGGATTGCAAGCACCCTTACCCTTCATGCCACCGCTTTCAGA TCAAAGGATTCAGATTCGCATAAGAAGTTTCCTTCAAAATCATGTCCACTGAGATATGGGGTAACCAAGGTTCAAGAAGATGCATTTAACTTGTTCCAAGCTGCGTTGCGTGAATACATGGGACCTTTTGGAACTAAACCTCAAGGCAATAAGAAAGAAACATGGAGAATAACAGGTCTCTCTGTTTCAGCTAGTAAAATCGTGGATATACCATCT GGCACAAGTTCGATAATGAGATATTTTCAAAGTCAATCTACTATTCCTTCTTGTTCAACAAGTGGTTGTCTTCAAGAACATGTAGCGGTGACTCCCTCAG CTAGTGAAAGTTGTTCTGAACAGAAATCAGCAGAAACCGAAGCAGCAATGCCTCCTGATAAAGACATGAGCATAACTGATACTTCGCCTGATTTAGACAATTCATATGGAAACATGGACATGGTCCCTGAAAAG TTTACTTGTCAGGATGTCTCTTGTCAATCAAATGAAGCAACGGAGTTTCCAACACAATCAGGATCCAACAAAGGCACACAAACGAAGACAAGTGGGCAgaagataaaagaaaagagCCGG GGAATGCATTCAGTTGTCGATATCTTTAAGAATTACAGTGCGGCTCCTCGATCAAAGCAAGAGACTCAAGAAGATTCAACAGTGTCATTAACAAGTAACAGAGGCAGCTTGAGTAGCTCCACGAGCCATAGTAGTGAAATGAATAAAGAGGTGGGGGATAGAAGAGAAACAGAGTGGGGATACAAGGTTGGTGAAATCGATCAGTCTGTTTTCGACGAGTTACCCTATGAGATTCAACGAGAATTCAGGAGTTTCCTACGCCCTAATAAACGGCCTAACGCCGGTAAAAGCAAAGGTGATGGTTCTGCTTCTTCAGGCATTGCTCATTATTTTCCACCATTGAAGAGATAG